Proteins from one Chloroflexota bacterium genomic window:
- a CDS encoding protein kinase translates to MLVGKTIKGRYRLYDQLGVGGSAAVFLARDSGTGRIAVVKIIHPHLIESKFIARFLREIKVLQQVNTRHIVEIYDYGLNHTQDDLPAPVSFIAMEYVEGLTLASIIERMITLSETNTLTLSTQITKALVELHHLGVVHRDIKSQNIMITADNTAKIIDFGVAKNLGEKTITGTDVFAGTLSYASPEQLKDSRNVDIRSDLYSLGVVMAECLTGKVPPRNRRGQHIFLDQRPDATAPSRSRRAGPARTANEVVQTLLALDPEDRYPSPDSLLNDLELIGGGQPLSLPWDTLGIRTSNNTVAQITAAPESECYLISERGDRIPVTRREMVIGRSAPTDDTWVPDLDVRQMMLEKAKTVSRFHCRIFAGDDNVYRIMDMGSFNGTWVNGKRLESKEAVILADSDQIHLGGIAFTFHKPKTLKK, encoded by the coding sequence ATGTTAGTCGGAAAAACCATCAAAGGACGCTACAGACTTTACGACCAACTCGGCGTGGGCGGCTCGGCGGCAGTGTTTCTGGCCCGCGATTCCGGCACAGGCCGCATTGCCGTCGTCAAAATCATCCACCCGCACCTCATCGAGAGCAAGTTCATCGCCCGCTTCCTGCGCGAGATCAAAGTTCTTCAGCAGGTGAACACCCGCCACATCGTCGAAATTTACGATTACGGCCTCAACCACACCCAGGACGACCTGCCTGCGCCGGTCAGCTTCATTGCTATGGAATACGTGGAAGGCCTGACCCTGGCCTCGATCATCGAGCGAATGATCACCCTCTCCGAGACCAACACCCTGACCCTCTCCACCCAGATCACCAAAGCCCTGGTCGAGCTTCACCATCTCGGCGTCGTCCACCGCGACATCAAATCGCAGAACATCATGATCACGGCAGACAACACGGCCAAGATCATTGACTTTGGCGTGGCCAAGAATCTGGGCGAAAAGACCATCACCGGCACCGACGTGTTCGCCGGGACGCTCTCTTACGCTTCGCCCGAGCAACTCAAAGACTCGCGCAACGTGGACATCCGCTCCGACCTGTACTCGCTGGGCGTGGTAATGGCCGAGTGTCTCACCGGCAAAGTGCCGCCGCGCAACCGCCGCGGCCAGCACATCTTCCTCGACCAGCGGCCTGACGCCACCGCGCCTTCGCGCTCGCGCCGCGCCGGCCCGGCCCGAACCGCCAACGAGGTCGTCCAGACGCTTCTGGCCCTCGACCCTGAAGACCGCTATCCCTCGCCCGACTCTCTACTCAACGATCTGGAGTTGATCGGTGGTGGCCAGCCGCTCTCCTTGCCCTGGGATACGCTGGGCATTCGCACCAGCAATAACACAGTGGCCCAGATCACCGCCGCGCCTGAAAGCGAGTGTTACCTGATCTCCGAGCGCGGCGACCGGATTCCGGTCACCCGCCGCGAGATGGTCATTGGCCGCTCGGCCCCCACCGACGACACCTGGGTTCCCGACCTTGACGTGCGCCAGATGATGCTGGAGAAAGCCAAGACCGTTTCCCGTTTCCATTGCCGGATATTTGCCGGGGACGACAACGTCTATCGCATCATGGACATGGGCAGTTTCAACGGCACCTGGGTCAACGGCAAACGGCTGGAGAGCAAGGAAGCGGTAATTCTGGCTGACAGCGATCAGATTCACCTCGGCGGCATTGCCTTCACCTTCCACAAACCCAAAACCCTTAAGAAATGA
- a CDS encoding SUMF1/EgtB/PvdO family nonheme iron enzyme — MPLSSWIGQTIAGRYKIDSQLGQGGMSTVYKAADPNLRRTVAVKLIHPHLAADPEFVRRFEEEAAAVAQLRHPNIIQVYDFDHDGDTYYMVLEHVQGETLQARLKALNASHTRLPLTEAARLMTAVCEAVHYAHERGMIHRDLKPANIMINQDSDPVLMDFGVVKMLSGQQQQTSTGAIVGTPSYISPEQVRGERPDSRADIYSLGVVLFEMVAGRCPFDADSTLRLMLMHVNEPVPDIRELADDVPGALVAVVEKALAKQPEDRFQTAEEMAAALRAVYGPAAMLRPASGSTSAAPPSAPTVTKPVGQTAVGASTTEALSAPPVQPPKAATPKRNWMPFIIGCGALGVIGLIAVIAVAFGSSRLFGGGADALPPPEGMIRINGGVYLVGLDAVDENHAALQQVTLVEFWIDQHEVTNTQYAKFVSETGKPPPVSWAAGAFPPGHDNRPVQGVTWDQAADYCAWTRKRLPTEAEWEVTARGPENDLFPWGNKEDSVKLPGNETYDVGTVSANRSRYGVFDLAGNVWEWVAEPYLAAPEGNQVLRGGASGFLKDMAYRLVGNPNEGTMIAAAGFRCAAPQVSGQSAQSTALPVAPTQLAEGVLYQDEFADPTSGWPVGEEGSYKFGFHPQSFYHLQVAAANDRLVMTRDLGFANYIAETDVLVDHTTTTTGDFRYGLAVRRSGENYYAFLISSRTKTWQAVKNSASGPAVLAQGSDDSIQGGAGVNNLRVEVNGPTFIFTINGNVAAEFTDADYANGETGFILETVDETLAHIHYASIVLHEVEEVVAVPTETPIPVVATDTVVPTETVAPTATVVVPPVPEGMVLIPAGHFLMGSSDGRANEKPEHPVLLSAYYMDQFEVRNAEYRECVAAGDCTAGRGSSFTRAGYSTDPAFDDYPVIGVTWVQADAYCAWAGKRLPSEAEWEYAASGPGNFKWPWGKSFDLNLSAASARDTQPVGSYPNGASPFGVFDMAGNVNEWVADSFAPTFYADSPASNPLNTEGTQNIFRGGSFDNADGSFFTTSRRYPQGRGFTDVDIGFRCAQDAPEVNAAVPQAEHDALVAEFCEVYAAYKPDGVCP, encoded by the coding sequence ATGCCCTTATCTAGTTGGATTGGTCAAACCATCGCCGGACGCTACAAAATCGACTCTCAGCTTGGCCAGGGTGGAATGTCCACCGTGTACAAAGCCGCCGACCCCAACCTGCGCCGCACGGTGGCCGTCAAACTGATTCACCCGCACCTGGCCGCCGACCCGGAGTTTGTGCGCCGCTTTGAAGAAGAAGCGGCGGCAGTGGCCCAGCTTCGCCACCCCAACATCATCCAGGTTTACGACTTCGACCACGACGGCGACACCTATTACATGGTGTTGGAGCACGTGCAGGGCGAGACCCTGCAAGCTCGCCTCAAAGCCCTGAACGCCAGCCACACCCGCCTGCCTCTGACTGAAGCGGCTCGCCTCATGACCGCCGTGTGCGAAGCCGTGCATTACGCTCACGAGCGCGGCATGATTCACCGCGACCTCAAACCGGCCAACATCATGATCAACCAGGACAGCGATCCGGTGCTGATGGATTTTGGCGTGGTCAAAATGCTCAGCGGCCAGCAACAGCAGACCTCCACCGGGGCCATCGTCGGCACGCCCTCTTACATTTCGCCGGAGCAGGTGCGCGGCGAGCGCCCGGACTCGCGGGCCGATATTTACTCGCTGGGCGTGGTGCTGTTCGAGATGGTGGCCGGGCGTTGCCCCTTCGACGCTGACTCGACTCTCCGGCTGATGCTCATGCACGTCAACGAGCCGGTGCCCGATATTCGCGAACTGGCCGACGACGTGCCGGGGGCGCTGGTGGCCGTTGTCGAAAAGGCGCTGGCCAAACAACCGGAAGATCGTTTTCAAACTGCGGAAGAGATGGCGGCGGCTTTGCGGGCTGTCTACGGGCCAGCCGCCATGCTTCGACCTGCTTCCGGTTCAACCTCGGCAGCCCCGCCGTCGGCGCCCACAGTGACGAAACCCGTCGGCCAAACAGCGGTGGGAGCCTCGACGACCGAGGCGCTTTCCGCGCCTCCGGTTCAACCACCAAAGGCGGCGACCCCGAAGCGAAACTGGATGCCGTTCATTATCGGTTGCGGCGCCTTGGGCGTGATCGGCCTCATTGCCGTCATCGCCGTTGCCTTTGGCTCGAGCCGTTTATTTGGCGGCGGCGCCGATGCGCTCCCGCCACCCGAGGGCATGATTCGCATCAACGGCGGTGTGTATCTGGTCGGCCTCGATGCGGTGGACGAGAATCACGCCGCGCTTCAGCAGGTGACGCTGGTTGAGTTTTGGATCGATCAACACGAGGTGACCAACACCCAATATGCGAAGTTTGTGTCCGAGACAGGGAAGCCGCCGCCCGTTAGTTGGGCCGCCGGCGCCTTCCCGCCCGGCCACGACAACCGGCCTGTGCAGGGCGTGACCTGGGATCAGGCCGCCGATTATTGCGCCTGGACCAGGAAGCGTTTGCCCACCGAGGCCGAATGGGAAGTGACCGCGCGCGGGCCGGAGAATGATTTGTTTCCGTGGGGCAACAAAGAGGACAGCGTTAAACTGCCCGGCAACGAAACCTACGATGTTGGCACGGTGAGCGCCAACCGGAGTCGCTATGGCGTGTTTGATCTGGCGGGCAACGTGTGGGAGTGGGTGGCCGAGCCTTATCTGGCCGCGCCCGAAGGAAACCAGGTTTTGCGCGGCGGCGCGTCCGGCTTCTTGAAGGACATGGCTTACCGGCTGGTGGGCAACCCGAACGAGGGCACAATGATCGCCGCCGCCGGTTTCCGGTGCGCGGCTCCACAGGTGAGCGGCCAGTCGGCCCAAAGCACGGCTCTGCCGGTTGCGCCGACTCAGCTCGCGGAGGGCGTGCTTTATCAGGACGAATTTGCTGATCCAACCAGCGGCTGGCCGGTGGGCGAGGAAGGCAGCTACAAGTTTGGCTTTCATCCGCAGTCGTTCTATCATCTTCAAGTGGCGGCGGCCAATGATCGGCTGGTTATGACTCGCGATCTGGGCTTTGCCAACTACATCGCCGAGACCGATGTGCTGGTGGATCACACGACGACCACCACAGGCGACTTCCGTTACGGCCTGGCCGTGCGTCGCTCCGGCGAGAACTATTATGCTTTCCTGATCTCATCGCGCACCAAGACCTGGCAAGCCGTCAAAAATTCAGCCTCCGGCCCGGCGGTGCTGGCCCAGGGTTCGGATGACTCGATTCAGGGCGGGGCGGGCGTGAACAACCTGCGGGTGGAAGTCAACGGCCCGACGTTTATTTTTACAATCAACGGCAACGTGGCCGCTGAGTTTACGGACGCCGATTATGCCAACGGCGAAACCGGCTTCATTCTCGAAACAGTGGACGAGACTCTGGCGCACATTCACTATGCTTCCATCGTCCTTCACGAAGTTGAAGAGGTGGTGGCCGTTCCAACTGAGACTCCGATTCCAGTCGTTGCCACCGACACTGTTGTTCCAACCGAGACGGTCGCCCCGACCGCTACCGTCGTCGTGCCGCCCGTTCCTGAAGGCATGGTGTTAATTCCCGCCGGTCACTTCCTCATGGGTTCGTCCGACGGTCGAGCCAACGAGAAGCCGGAGCATCCGGTTCTGCTCAGTGCTTATTACATGGATCAGTTTGAGGTGAGGAATGCGGAGTATCGCGAGTGTGTGGCCGCCGGCGACTGCACGGCCGGCCGGGGCAGTTCGTTCACCCGCGCCGGCTACAGCACTGACCCGGCCTTCGACGACTATCCGGTGATTGGCGTGACGTGGGTTCAGGCGGACGCCTACTGCGCCTGGGCCGGCAAGCGCCTGCCCAGTGAGGCCGAGTGGGAATATGCGGCAAGCGGCCCGGGGAATTTCAAATGGCCGTGGGGCAAGTCATTCGATCTAAATCTCTCGGCGGCCAGCGCCCGCGACACGCAACCGGTTGGCAGTTATCCTAACGGCGCGAGTCCGTTTGGCGTGTTTGACATGGCCGGTAATGTGAACGAGTGGGTGGCCGACTCTTTTGCCCCGACCTTCTACGCCGACTCACCGGCCAGCAATCCGCTCAACACCGAAGGCACACAGAACATCTTCCGGGGCGGCAGTTTCGATAACGCCGACGGCTCGTTCTTCACCACCAGCCGCCGCTATCCGCAAGGCCGCGGCTTCACCGATGTGGACATCGGCTTCCGTTGCGCGCAAGACGCGCCGGAGGTGAATGCCGCCGTGCCGCAAGCCGAGCATGATGCGCTGGTGGCAGAATTTTGCGAAGTGTACGCGGCTTATAAACCGGATGGGGTTTGTCCGTGA
- a CDS encoding serine/threonine-protein phosphatase produces the protein MIRETTTDLILGYQTHPGEKGKNNEDRATVVSYKPAPGERGNTVLAIVADGIGGKRSGEVASQIAIDAISAVFDQADSTSYLDLVTRGFLNTSRGIARQVTSNPEHEGMGTTCVAVVIANRRLYTAYIGDSRIYLLRDGGIRQLTVDHTWVQKAIEHGILTPDEARKHPNRHVVLRYLSTSSDPTPDFRLKLSEAESAEDSSRNQGLPLKTGDVILLCSDGLTDLVDDDEILAAFQQQATPQAAVDALTLMARYRGGFDNITIVAFKVPHHTGPLPRMATGPVGGGVSNTALMLGVLGGFGALAVAVIALAAGLIFFNPLRTPTPTLTNTRTATVGATTGVTNTIAPTLRPATLLPDTPTVLPPTPTLTVPPTVPTNTPTPTVDLTLVSPTATATVVPSETPTTQAP, from the coding sequence ATGATCCGCGAGACCACCACCGATCTCATTCTGGGCTATCAGACACATCCGGGCGAAAAGGGGAAGAACAACGAAGACCGGGCCACGGTGGTGTCTTATAAGCCCGCGCCCGGCGAGAGGGGCAACACTGTGCTGGCAATTGTGGCCGACGGCATCGGCGGCAAGCGATCGGGCGAAGTGGCTTCGCAAATCGCCATTGACGCCATCTCTGCCGTTTTTGATCAGGCCGACTCGACTTCGTATCTTGATCTTGTCACTCGCGGTTTTCTGAACACGTCGCGAGGCATTGCCCGGCAGGTGACCAGCAACCCGGAGCACGAAGGCATGGGCACCACCTGCGTCGCCGTCGTCATTGCCAACCGGCGGTTGTACACAGCTTACATCGGCGACAGCCGAATCTATTTGTTGCGCGACGGCGGCATCCGGCAGTTGACGGTGGATCACACCTGGGTGCAGAAGGCGATTGAACATGGCATTCTCACGCCCGACGAAGCCCGCAAACACCCCAACCGCCATGTCGTCCTGCGCTACCTCAGCACCAGCTCCGACCCGACGCCCGACTTTCGCCTCAAGCTGAGCGAGGCCGAGTCTGCCGAAGACTCAAGCCGCAACCAGGGCCTGCCGCTCAAAACCGGCGACGTGATTCTATTGTGCTCAGACGGTTTGACCGACCTGGTGGACGACGACGAAATCCTGGCCGCCTTTCAACAGCAGGCCACGCCGCAGGCGGCGGTAGACGCGCTGACGTTGATGGCGCGTTATCGTGGCGGCTTCGATAACATCACCATTGTGGCCTTCAAAGTTCCACATCACACCGGGCCGTTGCCGCGCATGGCCACCGGGCCGGTTGGCGGCGGGGTGAGCAACACGGCCTTAATGTTGGGCGTGTTGGGCGGCTTTGGCGCGCTGGCGGTGGCCGTGATTGCGTTGGCCGCCGGGCTGATCTTCTTCAACCCGCTCCGAACGCCCACGCCAACGCTGACGAATACGCGCACCGCAACAGTAGGCGCGACCACCGGCGTGACGAACACGATTGCGCCCACGCTCCGCCCGGCCACCCTCCTGCCCGACACACCAACGGTGTTGCCGCCGACTCCCACCCTCACCGTTCCGCCCACCGTTCCCACTAACACGCCCACGCCGACGGTTGACCTCACTCTCGTTTCGCCGACGGCAACGGCAACCGTCGTGCCCTCTGAAACGCCGACAACCCAGGCCCCTTAA
- a CDS encoding serine/threonine protein kinase yields MLELSIGATIGPFTITESMPAGSGGMSRVFIAAVNKELLLGEKTGGGNVDTLPDKVALKIARIVPPSQENAASEQAFYFEALNNEVEILKRLRHPNIVRLFPIPRGLPRNPYAARATELPSHPWFCVMEYLGGGSLDSLVKNSGALPVAEALEVAYQIGLALDHIHAKGLAHLDLKPDNILFRFPTSGRRRLAQPVLIDFGIAAKAKKTGPHAGSVAFMPPERIRLMRGETAPEQVGDQSKVDVYGLGVLLYRMLTEQLPYEGLPRDKLTSAILSTSPKPPRDLNPAIPPKIDEIIMAALEKEPDQRPRVEEIITRLDEAIVARPQAPRSEKPRRRFSRGTRVAFVLAAALFLCSIISVVEFGVITANWLLARQQPTPTVVVVTATPEHIEFATQPPTATPTLVASPTSLPATPTLTPIPPP; encoded by the coding sequence ATGCTTGAGTTGAGTATCGGGGCGACGATTGGGCCGTTCACGATCACCGAGAGCATGCCCGCCGGGAGCGGCGGCATGTCACGGGTGTTCATTGCCGCCGTCAACAAGGAGTTGTTGCTCGGCGAAAAAACCGGCGGCGGCAACGTGGACACCCTGCCGGATAAAGTAGCCTTGAAGATCGCCCGCATCGTCCCGCCCTCGCAGGAAAACGCCGCCAGCGAGCAGGCTTTTTATTTTGAGGCCCTGAACAACGAGGTCGAGATTCTCAAACGGCTTCGCCACCCCAACATTGTCCGCCTCTTCCCGATTCCGCGTGGCCTGCCCCGCAACCCCTACGCCGCCCGCGCCACCGAGCTTCCCAGCCACCCCTGGTTCTGTGTCATGGAATACCTCGGCGGCGGCTCGCTGGACTCGCTCGTCAAAAATTCGGGCGCCCTGCCGGTGGCCGAGGCTCTCGAAGTGGCCTACCAGATCGGCCTGGCCCTGGATCACATTCACGCCAAAGGCCTGGCCCACCTCGACCTGAAGCCGGACAACATCCTCTTCCGCTTTCCTACCAGTGGCCGCCGCCGCCTGGCCCAGCCGGTGCTCATTGACTTCGGCATCGCCGCCAAAGCTAAAAAGACCGGGCCGCACGCCGGCTCGGTGGCCTTCATGCCGCCGGAGCGCATCCGCCTCATGCGCGGCGAAACCGCGCCCGAGCAGGTGGGCGACCAATCCAAAGTGGATGTTTACGGCCTGGGCGTTTTGCTCTACCGCATGCTCACCGAGCAATTGCCCTACGAAGGCCTGCCACGCGACAAGCTCACCAGCGCCATCCTCAGCACCAGCCCCAAGCCGCCGCGTGACCTCAACCCCGCTATCCCGCCGAAGATTGACGAGATCATCATGGCCGCCCTCGAAAAGGAGCCGGATCAGCGACCTCGCGTTGAAGAGATCATCACCCGCCTGGACGAAGCCATCGTAGCCCGCCCGCAGGCCCCGCGCTCCGAGAAGCCGCGCCGCCGGTTCTCACGCGGCACTCGCGTGGCGTTTGTGTTAGCGGCGGCTCTGTTCTTGTGCTCGATCATTTCAGTCGTCGAATTTGGGGTGATCACCGCCAACTGGTTGCTGGCCCGCCAACAGCCCACGCCGACGGTGGTCGTGGTAACTGCCACCCCGGAACACATCGAGTTTGCCACCCAACCGCCGACGGCGACCCCGACCCTGGTCGCCAGCCCCACCTCGCTTCCGGCCACGCCGACGCTTACCCCGATCCCGCCACCATGA
- a CDS encoding FHA domain-containing protein — protein MITPGCPTALATLLRRIALVCLSAALAWVTASPPAAAQTSASAAITTIDISAFPEVRAFIAVSELEGNRVPGLTQTAFQLTENNSPLTITGLSEEETGLQIAFVIESSNIFSKRDREALTRLDYVKTAVINFAVGETRPFMKDALDDVSLYAPEGPILEHSTVGGEIRNALISYQSEFLFETGLFGLIRQGLNAVTAEPPRLGMRREIVIFSSGIDASADAEIATLAAQAVAQNIVIHTVLVGPQENQVAPAAENLKGLAVLTGGSYRYFDDPNSMTTLWDALVTQRAQYRLVYRSQVAQSGQQTLIATVNIGGTVVTSPPAAYSITVQPPVISITNLPAEILRSTSQAGADPATIDPRLQTLAVQVNFPDGFPRSVSKLQLLVDGAVVDERTAPPLDSVTWDLSGYGETAAHGVQVVAVDELGLEGRTDIANVLVRVDIPPPISRLAGPALIVAGVLGVLGVALVAIIFAAIIYLRRPPTVVTTVVRDTSQKVVKEFTEPFMPTPVRGLAHMKSKAYLEVGVSHGEQPHPPIELIGDNLRLGRDGTLAQIVFPDRSVSRLHARIAEETDGVFMIYDEGATSGTWVNYNQVPMTGQQLQHGDLINLGRVQLRFMLRQVVAAETSPAPLSEPAPDSTPEPPVIEDHSTEPFEPPAFAAQSPELKPVHEPTDHGSRASETTPLGDDVYRTEAFDPSFNPTPPETDADDKDKPAGSDPGEKK, from the coding sequence ATGATCACCCCTGGCTGCCCGACTGCCCTCGCAACTTTGCTGAGGCGTATTGCGCTTGTGTGCCTGTCGGCGGCTTTGGCCTGGGTGACGGCTTCCCCGCCGGCGGCGGCTCAAACGTCCGCCTCGGCGGCCATCACCACCATTGATATCTCGGCCTTCCCCGAAGTCCGGGCCTTCATCGCCGTCTCCGAGCTTGAAGGCAACCGCGTGCCCGGCCTCACTCAAACCGCGTTTCAACTCACCGAGAACAACTCGCCGCTGACGATCACCGGCCTGAGCGAAGAAGAGACCGGCTTGCAGATCGCGTTTGTGATCGAATCGTCCAACATCTTTTCCAAGCGCGATCGGGAAGCTCTCACCCGGCTGGACTACGTGAAGACGGCGGTGATTAATTTCGCCGTCGGCGAAACCCGGCCCTTCATGAAGGACGCGCTCGACGATGTGAGCCTTTACGCGCCCGAAGGCCCGATCCTGGAACACTCGACAGTGGGCGGCGAGATTCGCAACGCCTTGATTTCTTACCAGAGCGAATTTTTGTTTGAGACCGGGCTGTTCGGGCTGATCCGGCAGGGCCTCAACGCGGTGACGGCGGAGCCGCCGCGACTCGGCATGCGGCGCGAGATCGTCATCTTCTCGTCGGGCATTGACGCCTCTGCCGACGCCGAGATTGCCACGCTGGCCGCGCAGGCGGTGGCCCAGAACATCGTTATTCACACCGTCCTCGTCGGCCCGCAGGAGAACCAGGTGGCCCCGGCGGCGGAGAACCTCAAAGGGCTGGCCGTGCTCACCGGCGGCTCGTACCGCTACTTTGACGATCCCAATTCGATGACGACGCTGTGGGATGCGCTGGTGACTCAACGCGCCCAATACCGGCTCGTCTATCGTTCGCAAGTGGCGCAGTCGGGGCAACAAACGCTCATTGCCACCGTCAACATCGGGGGAACCGTCGTCACCTCGCCGCCCGCCGCTTATTCGATCACCGTTCAGCCGCCGGTCATTTCCATCACTAACCTGCCCGCCGAAATATTGCGAAGCACCAGTCAGGCCGGGGCCGACCCGGCCACCATTGATCCGCGTTTGCAGACCCTTGCTGTTCAAGTGAATTTCCCCGACGGCTTCCCCCGCTCGGTGAGCAAACTGCAATTGCTGGTGGACGGGGCGGTGGTGGATGAGCGCACCGCACCGCCGCTGGACAGCGTGACCTGGGACTTAAGCGGCTACGGTGAAACCGCCGCTCACGGGGTGCAGGTGGTGGCCGTTGACGAGCTTGGCCTGGAGGGCCGAACCGACATTGCCAACGTGCTGGTGCGGGTGGACATTCCGCCGCCCATCTCCCGGCTGGCCGGCCCGGCCCTGATTGTGGCCGGCGTGCTGGGCGTGCTGGGGGTGGCGCTGGTGGCTATCATCTTTGCGGCCATTATCTATTTGCGCCGCCCGCCAACCGTTGTCACCACCGTTGTGCGCGACACCAGCCAGAAGGTCGTCAAAGAATTTACCGAGCCGTTCATGCCCACGCCGGTTCGCGGCCTGGCTCACATGAAATCGAAAGCCTACCTCGAAGTAGGCGTGTCTCACGGCGAGCAACCGCACCCGCCCATCGAACTTATCGGCGACAACCTGCGCCTGGGCCGCGATGGCACGCTGGCGCAAATCGTCTTCCCCGATCGTTCCGTCTCGCGCCTCCATGCCCGCATTGCCGAAGAGACCGACGGCGTGTTTATGATCTATGACGAAGGCGCAACCTCGGGCACTTGGGTGAATTACAACCAGGTGCCAATGACCGGCCAGCAACTTCAGCATGGCGACCTGATCAACCTGGGCCGGGTGCAGTTGCGATTCATGCTGCGCCAGGTGGTCGCCGCCGAAACCTCGCCCGCCCCCCTTTCTGAACCCGCCCCCGACTCCACGCCTGAACCGCCCGTTATCGAAGATCATTCCACCGAGCCGTTTGAGCCACCGGCCTTTGCCGCCCAGTCGCCGGAGCTTAAGCCCGTTCACGAGCCAACCGATCACGGCTCGCGCGCTTCCGAAACCACGCCGCTTGGCGACGACGTGTATCGCACTGAAGCCTTTGACCCGTCGTTCAACCCCACGCCGCCAGAGACCGACGCCGACGACAAAGACAAGCCTGCCGGCTCCGACCCGGGCGAGAAGAAGTGA